One window of the Actinomyces wuliandei genome contains the following:
- a CDS encoding carbohydrate ABC transporter permease, whose translation MTVITTPITTPRRQSRSHRARGRGAGPSAWYAAPALVFFGCFALVPLAGVLVLSFMRWDGLGPLSPAGTSNWTRMLTSSTTQHAIVLTLVMTVMCWVLQTPLSVLLGVFMAGQQRYRAVLSVLYFLPLLFSATAVGIAFTALLDPGFGMSRALGLGVLSQDFLGDPRLALPTIMAVIAWCFVPFHSLLYQGAVRQIPASLYEAAMIDGASRVQSFFYITLPQLRNTLITSSTLMITGSLTYFDLIFVMTAGGPADATRVLPLDMYLVGFRSYDMGGASVIGVILVVVGLLVAWLLNHVSGSSRMDSDMEGAV comes from the coding sequence ATGACCGTGATTACCACCCCGATTACAACCCCGCGTCGACAGAGCCGCAGCCACAGGGCACGAGGGCGCGGTGCTGGCCCCTCCGCCTGGTACGCTGCGCCGGCACTCGTCTTCTTCGGCTGCTTCGCCCTGGTGCCGCTGGCTGGCGTTCTCGTGCTGTCCTTCATGAGGTGGGACGGCCTGGGGCCGCTGTCCCCCGCAGGCACCAGCAACTGGACCCGGATGCTCACCAGCAGCACCACGCAGCACGCGATTGTCCTGACCCTGGTCATGACGGTGATGTGCTGGGTCCTCCAGACCCCGCTCAGCGTGCTCCTGGGCGTCTTCATGGCCGGGCAGCAGCGCTACCGCGCCGTGCTGTCGGTGCTGTACTTCCTGCCGCTCCTGTTCAGTGCCACCGCCGTGGGTATCGCCTTCACCGCGCTCCTGGACCCCGGCTTCGGCATGTCGCGGGCACTGGGCCTGGGTGTCCTGTCCCAGGACTTCCTGGGCGACCCCAGGCTGGCACTGCCCACCATCATGGCGGTCATCGCCTGGTGCTTCGTCCCCTTCCACTCCCTGCTCTACCAGGGGGCCGTCCGTCAGATCCCTGCCAGCCTCTACGAGGCTGCCATGATCGACGGTGCCAGCCGGGTGCAGAGCTTCTTCTACATCACCCTGCCGCAGTTGCGTAACACGCTCATCACCTCGTCTACCTTGATGATCACTGGCTCCCTGACGTACTTCGACCTCATCTTCGTCATGACGGCGGGAGGTCCCGCTGACGCCACACGTGTCCTCCCCCTGGACATGTACCTGGTCGGCTTCCGCTCCTACGACATGGGTGGAGCCAGCGTGATCGGCGTCATCCTGGTCGTCGTCGGCCTGCTCGTCGCCTGGCTGCTCAACCACGTCTCCGGCAGCTCGAGGATGGACAGCGACATGGAAGGAGCAGTGTGA